The Candidatus Defluviibacterium haderslevense DNA window TTCCTCTGACTCTGAAACAATCCGAAGTATTGTCGTGATCAAATTTCAAATATATATAAAACTGACCTTCTTTGCAGTCTGTACGTTCCCAGTGAATTTCACCAATTTTGCAATCACCCTGTTGTTCACAGCACACTTTTCCAACCTGGACACTTGAATTACAATGTTCATTTTTGCAGTCTACTACAACGAACTCATATTCTGTAGTGCAATCGCCCTTCAGTGGACCTATTTTGATCGGAAGATTCGCATATGAGAATTCACCATAATCATGTCCGTTCCCCTTGACTCTGAAACAATCAGAAGTATTGCTATGATCAAAGCTCAGTGTTATGTAAAATTGACCTTCTTTACAGTCTGATTTTTCCCATTTAATATCGCCAAGTTTACAATCACCTTGTTGTTCACAACACACTTTACCAACTTGAACGCTTGAATTACAACGTTCATTTTTGCAATCCACTACTACGAATTCATATTCAGTAGTACAATCACCTTTAAGTGGTCCTATTTTGATTGGTAGGTTAGCATATGAGAACTCACCATAATCATGTCCATTTCCTTTGACTCTGAAACAGTCCGAAGTATTGGCATGATCAAATTTTAAATAAATATAAAATTGTCCTTCTTTGCAATCAGTTCGCTCCCATTTAATATCGCCAAGTTTACAATCACCTTGTTGTTCACAACACACTTTGCCAACCTGAACGCTTGAATTACAACGTTCATTTTTGCAATCCACTACTACGAATTCATATTCAGTAGTACAATCACCTTTAAGTGGTCCTATTTTGATTGGTAGGTTAGCATATGAGAACTCACCATAATCATGTCCATTTCCTTTGACTCTGAAACAGTCCGAAGTATTGGCATGATCAAATTTTAAATAAATATAAAATTGTCCTTCTTTGCAATCAGTTCGCTCCCATTTGATATCACCAAGTTTACAATCGCCTTGTTGCTCACAACACACTTTTCCAACTTGAACACTTGAAGAACAATGTTCATTTTTACAATCGACGACAACAAATTCATATTCAGTTGTGCAATCACCTTTAAGCGGTCCTATTTTGATCGGAAGATTGGCATAAGAGAATTCACCATAAACATGTCCATTTCCTTTGACTCTGAAACAGTCAGAAGTATTGGTATGATTAAAGTTTAGAGAGATGTAGAATTGCCCCTCCTTACATTCTGATTTTTCCCATCTAATATCACCTAAATCGCAATCACCTTGTTGCTCACAGCACACTTTACCAACCTGTACACTTGAAGAGCAGTGTTCATTTTTACAATCTACAACCACGAATTCATACTCGGTTGTGCAATCGCCCTTAAGTGGGCCTATTTTGATCGGAAGATTAGCATAAGAGAATTCACCATAATCATGTCCATTTCCTTTGACTCTGAAACAATCAGAAGTTCTGGCATGATCAAAGTTTAAAGAGATATAGAATTGGCCCTCCTTACATTCTGATTTTTCCCATCTAATATCACCTAATTCGCAATCACCTTGTTGTTCACAACAGATTTTTTCAATTGTAGTATCAATTGCACAATGTTCATTGTTCTTATCCCTAAATATAAATTCATAGTGGGTACTGCAATCTGCATTTACCGGACCTACTTTAACTGGAAGTTGAGAATATGCAAAAGTGCCATATGATGTACCATTTCCTTTTACATTGAATGAATCCGAGCCACCAGAATGATTAAATTTAAAATAAATATAAACTTGATTATTTGAATCACATTTGGTTTTCTCAAAGACTAAATGAGACATTTCACAAGTGTCGCTTGATTCACAACAAACTACACCCAATCCTATATCTGCTGCACAAAGTTCTTTGACACAATCACGCACCACAAATCCATAATTAGTTTCACAATTGCCTTTTAAAGGTCCAATTTTAATGGGAAGATTTGCATAATTGAAGGTGCCATAATGAACCCCATTTCCATTGACATTAAAACAATCAGAAGTATTATGATGATTGAAATTCAAAGAAACGTAAAAGTTCGCTTCGGAATTACATTCTCCCTTTTCAATTCGTAGGTCGTCTATTAAACAATCTTTGGTTTCGCAACATTTTTTGCCAAGGACGGTGTCGAGTCTACATCTTTCGTTATTACAATCAAAAAGAACGAATTCATAATTAGTGGTACAATCTCCGGCAAGTGGCCCTATGGTTATTGGCAAATCAATATATTTGAAAGTGCCATAATTGTGCCCTCCACCTTTGACTATGAAACATTCACTGGTGTTTGCATGCTTAAAATCTATTTCAACAAAAAATTTCTTATCCTGATTGCAATTAGAAACTGTCAATTGCAGATCGGAAAGTTCGCAGGTTTGAGCAAAACTGTTAGCTGAAAATACCAATATTAATAAGAGAGAATAGTAGATTTTTTTCATTTAGCGCTGTTTATTTAGCTTTAAGATATCAAAAGTAAGCAATTTGTTGCTTTAAAGCTTAAAATATTTTAAGAATATAATAAGCTTCTGAACCCATATATGATTGGGTTGATTCTTTCCATTCATTTATTATTGCACAACCAGCTGTATCCCGTCTACATATGTTTTTATTTCACTGATTTTTACCTAAAACACATTTGTATCTATGTTTTATCATAGTTGGTGACTCTGAATAGTAAATTAAATTGGTAGGATTAGATGAAGGGTCTAGTTTTTAATCAATTTTTTTGAATGAAATCAAAATTGGAGTGGACTCCGGACAGTTATATATAAAAATCAATAATTTATATAATAATAGTATTTATATAATAAATTAGGATATGTAATTGTTAATGCGCATATTTGTCGTGTCTAAGAACCTACTTTATGACATATTTATATATTTAATAATATATATAATATTGATATAGTGGTTTTTTTAGCGAATGAGAATATATTTTTAACAAACCAAACCTGAGCTCATGAAATTACGATTTACTCGTTTTTCGATTATTATTGCCGCTATATTTGTTTTATCCAATAATATTTATTCACAAGTCGATTTGGTTGCCTCCGGAGGGACAACAATGATGTCTTATACTACAGTTAAAGCTGCATTTGATGCTATCAATACAGGAACGCATACTGGGAACATCACATTAAATATTTCAGGCAATACTTCGGAGCCTGTTGGGGGTGCCATTTTAAATGCCAGCGGGTCTGGGTCTGCGAATTATACATCGATATTGATAAAACCAACGGGAGGTGCTGCAAGAATTATTTCTGGAGCCGCCACAGCTGGCTTACCACTCATAGATCTAAATGGAGCAGATAATGTGACAGTAGATGGATTAAATACAGGAGGAAATTCCTTAACAATAGATAATACTACCATTTCATCCACTTCTGGTACCAGTACACTACGTTTACAAGGCGATGCAACTAATAATTTATTTACCAATGTGAGTATAAATGGAGCGTCAACAATGGGTAGCACCACAAATGGTGGAAATGTTTGGATAGGTGCAGGTGCCATTACTACCGGAAATGATAATAATCAATTTCAATCTTGTAAGTTTGGGCCATCCACGGCGGGTCTTCCGACCAAAACGTTCTATGGTAATGGTTCCACTACTTCAACCACCACTTATAATAGCAACATTACCATTAATAACTGTGAGTTTTTTGATTATTTTAATGCCACAACACAGAGTAATGGTATCTATGTTGCTGGCGCTAATGCTGATTGGATTATTTCAAATAATAAATTTTACCAAACGGCTGCAAGAACTCAAACGACTGGTACAGTGCATGCTAGTATCCAGCTAGCAAGTACTAATATAAATAATTGTTTGATCTCGGGTAATGTCATTGGATATTCAGCTAATAATGCTACCGGCACGTATACATTTAATGGATTGGCTTCTACACGGTTTTATGGAATATATATTTCAAATTTGGGTACTACTTCTACAACTACAGTACAAAATAATACTATAACTGCTATTTCCCTTTCAGGTGCTTTTTCAGGAACTTCAACATCAGGTCCTTTTTTTGGGATTTATTTAGTTGGATTATCTGATGCCAAGAATAATACCATTGGTAGTTTAGATAACTCTACTAATATTTCAATTAGTTCAACATCTACATCAACCGGTGAGGTATATGGAATTTATAATTTCAGTTCAAGTTTTACCAATATTTCTGATAATAAAATAGGAAGTATTACGGTAACTAACAATACTACAGGGTCATCAATTTTTTGTGGTATAAGATTAAACACGGCATCTGGCCAAGCTGCTACAGTAAGTAATAATATAATTGGTGGGACAACAACAAATTCAATTAACAATACCGCTACTGCAACATCATCAAGGATCATCGGAATTCAAAATGATCTTCCTTTCGCCACAATAACTAATAATATCATTCGAAATTTCACAATGTCTGCACCAAACGTTGGTACAGGTACATCTGCTTCGGTTGTTGGTATACTTCAAAGTGCTACATCGACATCAGGGAATCATCTCATTAGCTTGAATACTATTCATACCTTAAAAAATACAAATGCATCTTCAGCTGTTTGGGTTACAGGTATAAATGCTACTGGGCCTACATCAACTACTACGATTACCTATTCAAATAATTTGATTCACTCCTTAGGATTTTCAAGTACAACAGCTCAGATAAATGGTATTAATATTACCGGTGGTACTGCATTGTATGCTAATAATATGATCCGTTTAGGTATTGATGAATCTGGAGCAGATATTAATGTTGGTGGAATCATAAATGGTATTAATGAAACAGTTGGAACCAATAATTTCTATTTTAACTCTATTTATATTGGTGGATCTGCAGTATCAAGTGGAACTTCTAATTCTTTTGCTTTGAATAGTACTATTACTGTGAATGTTAGAAATTACCTAAATAATATTTTTTATAATGCACGATCAAATAGTGGATCAACTGGTAAACATTATGCAATTAAAGTTGGAGGTTCAGGAACAAACCCAACAGGATTAACTTTAAATTATAATGATTATTATGTAACTGGGACGGGCGGTTTCGTAGGTCAATATAATGTTATTGATCAATTAACATTGGTAGATTGGAGAACAGCAATTGGTCAAGACTGCAACAGTATTTCTGGTGATCCAAAATACAATAACCAAAATGGATCTTCTTCAACTGTAGATCTTCATATCTCAGCATCATTTGGTTCTGTTGTAGAGGCAGGTGGTACCAATATCTCAAGTATAACATTAGATTATGACAATCAAACTAGATCTTCATTAACTCCAACTGATATTGGAGCTGACGCAGGAAATTTTATTGTAAATGACATTTCTGGACCGGGAATAATATTAACACCTTTACTTGCTGCTTGTGGAACCGGTGATATTGCGCTGAATAATGTAAATATTATTGATGCATCTGGTGTACCTACAACTGGTGGATTAGTTCCTCGAATTTATTTTAAAAAGAATGCAGGATCATGGTTCTCTAGACCAGGAACTTTAGGATCAGGAAATAGTACGAATGGATTTTGGAATTTTAATATTGTTGTTGCAGATTTGGGAGGAATCATTTTAGGTGATATAATATCTTATTATGTTATTGCCCAAGATATTAAATCTCCGACCAATATATCTTCAAACCCATCCTGTGTTTCAGCAGTCGATGTTAATAATGTAACAATACCACCTGCAACTCCATATACAATGAATGTGCTATCCGCATTAAATGGGACTTACACGGTTGGAATTGGAGGAAATTACAACACGTTAACTGCTGCTGTAAATGCTTATAATACCAGTTGTGTAACTGGTTCGGTTATTTTTAGTTTGATTGACGCTACTTATCCTAGTGAGACCTTTCCAATAACAATTAATCAAGTTTCAGGGCAATCTTCGGTGAATACTTTGACCATTAAACCTAATACAGGAGTTAATGCAACTATTTCTGGATCTTCATCAACAGGACTTATTGTGTTAAATGGTGCTGACTACGTTACAATTAATGGATCAAACGGCAACGTAATTAATAGTGTTTGTCCATTAGTTACGGCTTCTAGAAATTTAACTATGATGAATACCAATGCTTCCACGACTTCTGCTGTTATTTGGTTACAAACGGCAACAGGAAGTAATGGAGCTACAAATAACAATATACTTAATTGCAATATTGAGGGTCAATCAAACACTTCAACATTGTTTGGTATCGGATCAGGTTCTACATCAATAAGTACAACTAGTTTAGGTACAGGAAACAGTTTTAATTCATTCATCAACAATTCAATTAAAAAGACCCAATTCGGTATTTACACTCAAGGTGCTTCAATTTCTAATAAAAATGAGGGTAATACTATAAACTTAAATCTCATCAATTCTGCGAGCCCTGACAATGTGGCTAAAGGTGGAATTCAATTAGGTTTTGAGAACAATGCTATGGTGTTGGCCAATAACGTTTCTAATATTTCTCAAACAAGTTCTCCAGATGTTTTTGGTATTGCACTAGGTTTGACAACCATTTCAGGTACAGGTTTTACTGGAAATGAGGTTACAAATACAACCGTATCGAAAAATATGGTTGGAGTAATATCAAATACTGGAACTTTTTCTTCTTGTGGGATTACCGCAGCATCAGCAACAAGTGGAACAAATATAATTGATAATAATATTGTTAGTGGAGTTTTTGCAAATGGAACAAGTGGAGATTTTGCAGCAGGTATTTTTCTTGGTGGAGGAGTAGGCTCAACGACTAAAGTATATTATAATACGGTTCAATTAAGTGGCACAGGTACGGGTGGTTCTCAAAATAATGTAGCTTTAGCAATCGGAGGTGTGACACCAATAGTTGATATAAAAAATAATATTTTAGGTAGCATCGGAAATAATGGCACAGGTAATAATTATGCTATAGGTTTAGCTTATACTAGTACAGTTGGAAACTATGCAAACCTAACTTCAGATTATAATAATTTCTTTTTTGCGCCAGGTGGAGGTTCTTTATCAGGTATTGGAGTTGTTGGAGCTTTAGCTACCGGGGGTACTCAAAAATTGACCTTGGCCAATTGGCAAGCTGAAACAGGCAGAGATTTAAATTCAATAAATGTGACTCCTCTTTTTGTTTCCAGTTCCAATTTGCATTTAGTCATGGATCCGGCAAATGCTTGTTTAAATCAAACAGCTACACCTATATCTGGTTTTACTGTGGATATTGATTGTGCTACTAGAAGTACCACCAATCCAGATATAGGCGCAGATGAATTCAATGGAACAGACATCACCATTGCAGTAACCGAAACTTCAGGCACGCCAAACAATAAAACTATCTGTATTGGCGCATCGGCAACGATTACTACTACAGGAGGAATAAGCCACAAGTGGAGTACTGGCGCTGTAACAACAAGTATAAACGTTTCTCCTTCCATAACCACTT harbors:
- a CDS encoding T9SS type A sorting domain-containing protein, translating into MKKIYYSLLLILVFSANSFAQTCELSDLQLTVSNCNQDKKFFVEIDFKHANTSECFIVKGGGHNYGTFKYIDLPITIGPLAGDCTTNYEFVLFDCNNERCRLDTVLGKKCCETKDCLIDDLRIEKGECNSEANFYVSLNFNHHNTSDCFNVNGNGVHYGTFNYANLPIKIGPLKGNCETNYGFVVRDCVKELCAADIGLGVVCCESSDTCEMSHLVFEKTKCDSNNQVYIYFKFNHSGGSDSFNVKGNGTSYGTFAYSQLPVKVGPVNADCSTHYEFIFRDKNNEHCAIDTTIEKICCEQQGDCELGDIRWEKSECKEGQFYISLNFDHARTSDCFRVKGNGHDYGEFSYANLPIKIGPLKGDCTTEYEFVVVDCKNEHCSSSVQVGKVCCEQQGDCDLGDIRWEKSECKEGQFYISLNFNHTNTSDCFRVKGNGHVYGEFSYANLPIKIGPLKGDCTTEYEFVVVDCKNEHCSSSVQVGKVCCEQQGDCKLGDIKWERTDCKEGQFYIYLKFDHANTSDCFRVKGNGHDYGEFSYANLPIKIGPLKGDCTTEYEFVVVDCKNERCNSSVQVGKVCCEQQGDCKLGDIKWERTDCKEGQFYIYLKFDHANTSDCFRVKGNGHDYGEFSYANLPIKIGPLKGDCTTEYEFVVVDCKNERCNSSVQVGKVCCEQQGDCKLGDIKWEKSDCKEGQFYITLSFDHSNTSDCFRVKGNGHDYGEFSYANLPIKIGPLKGDCTTEYEFVVVDCKNEHCNSSVQVGKVCCEQQGDCKIGEIHWERTDCKEGQFYIYLKFDHDNTSDCFRVRGNGHDYGEFSYANLPIKIGPLKGDCTTEYEFVVVDCKNERCNSSVQVGKVCCEQQGDCKLYELEVKPSDCNDHKQFYVTINFLFKNTSDSFDITGNGKNYGRFAFAKLPIKLGPFEGDCTTNYEFVITDYKNKLCKVGKSLGKICCNKEETCEIYELLATPIECTGQGQYSLRIDFKHKGTKGVGFDVYDRNGSIGFYPYSSLPLTIPNFKRSGNTYDFIKICENDNERCCKAIEFKPLICFTTTPGGFSLGEIIPTQGLSSGEVLIQSNVSFPETFQFKIYDVKGSHIPVEVLSRDAHVIRISSKEWKEGVYILHTNYDNKNKYFKILK